GCTCTACCTTATATTTATATAATCCTGGAGCAGTCACAGGGTACCAAGCAGAGCAGGAGAAGGTTGACGGATCCCTTCTTAAGaactcctttcttccccaaggaTGAGATTAGCTCTTGGGACACAACTGCGGTTCTGAAGAAAATGCTACTTGCTTGACAATGACTAGGTTTAGTCACCACTGCACTGGTCTGTCTTCTTGAATGTAGGTTAGTAGTTGAATCTTATGACTCAAACCTTCAGTCCGGTTTTggaggtctttcttttttttcttttggtctttcaagacagggtttctctgtgtagccttggctgtccttgactcactttgtagactaggctggccttgaactcagagatccgcctgtctctgcctcccagagtgttaggattaaaggcgtgaggcCGCCGCGTccggcttctttctttctttttttagagatagggtctcacaACGTAGCCTTGGTTGGTCTGGAACTATGGAATAGACTACGccggcctcaaacttagagatccagcGAGCCAGTGATGGGGAAAGGAAGCGACAAGGCGCGCCTGCGCATGCGCCGACCTACTCCCGTCCGCTGCCCATAGGGCCCTGCGGCGTGCTGGCAGGCAGGACCGGTGGCGTGGTGCGCGTGCGCGGGACTGCCGCAGGGCGGGTTGGGCGCGAGGCCGGGCGGGGTGCGCGGGCGGATAAGCGGGTGGGCGGGCACGCGCGGCGCTCCGCCCTACTGACGCGCCCGGCCCGCGCCTCCCGCCCCCGGCGCCGGGACCCGGGTTGGCCGCCGCCGagcccccgcccctcccccgcacCTCCCGGCCGGAACCGATCGCGGCTGGTTTGAGCTGGTGCGTCTCCATGACGACGGGCTCGGTGTATAAGTAGCCGCGCGTCGCGCCGTCGGGCTTTGTCAGTCCCtgcagccgccgccgccggccgCCCTCAGCCAGCAGCTCGGCGCCACCTCGGGCCGGCGTCTGCAGCGGGCTCGACGAGGCGGCTGACGGGGCGGCGGCGGGCGGCCGGGCGCTCCTCGGGgttcggcggcggcggcggcggcgtctCCATGGGGCAGGCCAGCGGCGCCCGAGCGCTGTGAGGTGAGCGGGACGCGGGAGCGGTGTGCGGCCACGTGTCGGGAGGCCCAGCCTGCGGCCGCCGGCAGGGGACACGTGGCCCGGGGCCGGTGACCTTGCGAGCGGCCGCCCCGAAGGCGGTCGCTCCTGGCCCCTGGCTGCCAGCCCGCGGGAGCCCGCACCGCGGCGGCCCGGCTGGGCGCTGCACCGCCGGGTGCGATGATGGGGGCCGAGCCAGCCGCGGCAGGTGCAGGGGAGCGCGGCCGCCAGCAGCCGCCCTGCAGTTTCCTGCTGCCTTCTTTAGTTTCGCTACGTGTGCAGAACAGAGCCGGTGACCCGACGTAGAAGTTGCTAGACTTCATTTAGTCCCGGTGTCACTGCTGATGAATAACCCGCTGGCTTGACTTGGAGATTAGAACGCCTGCAGTGGGGAGCCTGGCTCCCGGCTGTCCGGCGTGCACCTTTAAAAAACTCGACTCAGAATCCTCGACAACTGGTAAAAAAGTGTGGGGAGCAGAGCCTGTCAGGAATGTCTGAAAGAGGACAAAGAATGCAGTGGCTTGTTTTATTCAGATCTAAGATCGGGCAGATTTGACCGGAGgaattactttttttgttttaattggctTGTATCTCTTCCAGGGTAACTCTTTTGTGCTAATTGTTTAACACGATTTAACTACGCCCAGACCAAAAGGTGTTAGTaacatttttttcagattttattatttAGGCAAAGCTTTTAAAGGATACAGAGAGGCAAAATAGTGGTATCGCAAGGAAAGCTTTCCGGGTTTAAGCCTGAAGGTTGCCTGGAAAATACTTAACAAGAGCTAAAATTACAAAGTTGCTGCCAGAGGCTGTTCATTAGTGGTAAATGGTGTGCACATGAGTTGGCTGGCCTTGCTCTGTAGGCTTCACTTAGGAGTGCTTTAAGCAACCAATGAAGTTGACAGTGCCCAAAATGTCTCAATAAATTGAGGTGTAAATCGTCTTTTACCATGCATGGATTTGGATTTATGGCAGGCTCATCACCCTGGGCCTCTCATAGTGTCCCATGCTAGAACAAACTGGCTCCTAACCATTGCCGGGCCTCTGTGCCTGTAGGCTGCTGGCACTGAAGTGGGTCGCAcagtgcaaaaaaaaagaaacctttacCTGGCCACCCTCTGCTGTCCTGTTTCGTGAGGCCAAGACAGAAGCTTTTATTGTTCTGTGTAGTGATCTTGGTTATTTTTGTTAGTTGTAAAGTTAAAATTTCTTCCATATGGTTATTATTCATAACTAAATAGATATTGAAGGCACTGGAGAACAGTTGGATTCTCAGAAGTGCTCATTTGGTAGGCAATACAGGCGCCAGAATTTTGACGTCTGATAACAGTAACTAACAATATACTGTGTTGATTTAAGGTAACTTTTTTTATGCAAGTATGGCATGAAAGTTTCCTAATGGAAATTTTTGATGGATTTGTTCATTAAGTTTGAGTGCTGTAGATACCTGATGATGCACCGTAATCACTAAAAATAGTTCAGCATAACTCTTAGTCAAAGtgggaccaggaaaaaaaaaatgttttcagggCTGCATGTAAATTACTGGAATGCCATTTGAAGTTTCTGAAGAGCAGGAATGGCTTAGAAATAAAGCAGATGGGAACATACAATATACTAACAATGCCAGTCAGTGGACTGTTTGCAGATGAACTTCGGAGACCCATGTTCTGTTTTGGAGAGGGGCGGGTGTCCCATGTGCCTAGAGCTGTGGCATTTGGTTTTGAAGAGTGTGGACTATGATTTATTTGGGTTTGAGGGCCTCTCATACAGACACTGGGATTCCTACCCCACTGATGATCCTGTACTGGAAGCTTTATTCTGCCTACTTACTCTGGTATGCTGTTGCACTGTCTAACCTTTAATGGTAAAATTCCCAGGGAGATAGCAACATCTGTGTTTCTGTTCATTAGAACGTTTCCACCGCTCCAGGGAGACAGTGTTCAGAGTTCCTGGACAACATTTCTTGTGCGGAGCTGGCAGTACTTCATTCCATCTCCAGGTTTTCTGTGTAAGTAGTATTCAACTTATACTTGTTTTGAGAATCATTGCTAAGGCTTTGCGTGAATTTACCCTCACTTTGCAGCTTGTTCTGTTTCAGAGACGCATCAAGAACCATGAACAGCTTTACTAAGGAAGAGTTTGACTGCCATATCCTCGATGAAGGCTTTACTGCCAAGGACATCCTGGACCAAAAAATTAATGAAGTTTCTTCCTCTGTAAGTATGGGAAGCCCACTGCCCAGCTCTGCTGAGAGTTCCTGCCACCACGAGTGAGCATGTCTTCATGTCTTGCGGGAATTTAGAATTTGGCTGTGGATTGTCCACTGATAATGGTCATGCCCTGTCAGTGACTGCCAACAGTGAAGGAAGGGGGGAAAGGGTTTTCAGTGTGGCGCGGCCTGCAAGACTGTTAATGATGTTTCTGACCCCACTTTTGTTCCAGGATGATAAAGATGCTTTTTATGTCGCGGACCTTGGAGACATTCTAAAGAAGCATCTAAGGTGGCTAAAAGCTCTTCCTCGTGTCACTCCCTTTTATGCAGTCAAGTGTAATGACAGCAGAGCCATAGTGAGCACTCTAGCCGCCGTTGGGACAGGATTTGACTGTGCAAGCAAGGTAAGCCTGCTCACCCCCCAGGGCAGGCATCAGTTGTGTGTTGTGTCTTGGGCTGTAAGTGTTAAAGAACTAGAGTGCAGATGACAACTTCATGTGCTTTTGTTTGTCAGACTCATTCAGTCTGTACTCAGCCCATCACCAATCTTCTCTTTCAGACTGAAATACAGTTGGTGCAGGGGCTCGGGGTGCCTCCAGAGAGGATTATCTATGCAAATCCTTGTAAACAAGTGTCTCAAATCAAGTATGCCGCCAGTAATGGAGTCCAGATGATGACTTTTGACAGTGAAATTGAATTGATGAAAGTCGCCAGAGCACACCCAAAGGCAAAGTGAGTCCTGATTGAGGTGTAAAGGTTGGGTCTTGTCAGGCAAACTCAAATTCTGGTTCCTGTATTTCTGTCTATGGTAGAACTAGGCTAACTCCTGGGTTAGCTCAAACCCACAGAGCAGCAGCACCCACACTGAGGACCCTGCTGAGTCTGGGTGAGCATATCTGGAACCCTTACATGAAGTACTTCTGTCCCCCAGGTTGGTTTTGCGGATTGCCACTGACGATTCCAAAGCAGTTTGTCGCCTCAGTGTTAAGTTTGGTGCCACACTCAAAACCAGCAGGCTTCTCTTGGAACGGGCGAAGGAGCTAAATATTGATGTCATTGGTGTCAGGTGAGATCTCAGTGACATTGTTACAGGCTAAGACATTAAACTGCCAGTTTTTCATGGCCTTTTCTCATTTTGAGACCTGTCAGAAAGCAGCATCCTGTTTCTTTTGATTTCAGCTTCCACGTGGGCAGTGGATGTACTGATCCTGAGACCTTCGTGCAGGCCGTGTCAGATGCCCGCTGTGTCTTTGACATGGGAGTGAGTACATGTGACTCATTACTGGGAGGCAGGGCCTGTCTGCAGTAACCACTGAGTCTAGAAGGAAGCCTCTGTATAACAGATATTACGCCCGTTTGCTGTGTGCACTTAAACTTGTGAATCAGGCAATTTGACTTCTGAATTTTCTTGATTCTAGGCAGAAGTTGGTTTCAGCATGTATCTGCTTGATATTGGTGGTGGCTTTCCTGGATCTGAAGATACGAAGCTTAAATTTGAAGA
This is a stretch of genomic DNA from Meriones unguiculatus strain TT.TT164.6M chromosome 1, Bangor_MerUng_6.1, whole genome shotgun sequence. It encodes these proteins:
- the Odc1 gene encoding ornithine decarboxylase, whose protein sequence is MNSFTKEEFDCHILDEGFTAKDILDQKINEVSSSDDKDAFYVADLGDILKKHLRWLKALPRVTPFYAVKCNDSRAIVSTLAAVGTGFDCASKTEIQLVQGLGVPPERIIYANPCKQVSQIKYAASNGVQMMTFDSEIELMKVARAHPKAKLVLRIATDDSKAVCRLSVKFGATLKTSRLLLERAKELNIDVIGVSFHVGSGCTDPETFVQAVSDARCVFDMGAEVGFSMYLLDIGGGFPGSEDTKLKFEEITSVINPALDKYFPSDSGVRIIAEPGRYYVASAFTLAVNIIAKKTVWKEQTGSDDEDESNEQTFMYYVNDGVYGSFNCILYDHAHVKALLQKRPKPDEKYYSSSIWGPTCDGLDRIVERCHLPEMHVGDWMLFENMGAYTVAAASTFNGFQRPTIYYVMSRPMWQLMKQIQSHGFPPEVEEQDAGTLPMSCAQESGLDRHPAACASTSINV